Proteins co-encoded in one Bacillus paramycoides genomic window:
- the luxS gene encoding S-ribosylhomocysteine lyase LuxS, which translates to MPSVESFELDHTIVKAPYVRHCGVHNVGSDGIVNKFDIRFCQPNKQAMKPDVIHTLEHLLAFNLRKYIDRYPHFDIIDISPMGCQTGYYLVVSGTPTVREIIDLLELTLKDAVQITEIPAANETQCGQAKLHDLEGAKRLMNFWLSQDKDELEKVFG; encoded by the coding sequence ATGCCATCAGTAGAAAGCTTTGAATTAGATCATACGATTGTAAAGGCGCCTTATGTAAGACATTGCGGAGTTCACAATGTAGGTAGTGACGGTATTGTAAATAAATTTGATATTCGTTTTTGCCAACCGAATAAACAAGCAATGAAACCAGATGTTATTCATACGTTAGAACATTTATTAGCATTTAATTTACGTAAATATATTGATCGTTATCCGCATTTTGATATTATCGATATTTCACCAATGGGCTGCCAAACAGGATATTATCTTGTAGTAAGTGGAACACCGACAGTTCGAGAAATCATCGATTTATTAGAACTAACATTAAAAGATGCGGTTCAAATTACAGAAATTCCAGCTGCCAATGAAACGCAGTGTGGTCAAGCGAAGCTTCACGACTTAGAAGGGGCAAAACGCTTAATGAACTTCTGGTTAAGCCAAGATAAAGATGAACTTGAGAAA
- a CDS encoding beta-class carbonic anhydrase: protein MKSLEEILQYNEKFVEEKKYEEFVTGKFPNKKMVIISCMDTRLVELLPKAMNMRNGDVKIIKVAGAVISHPFGSIMRSILVAVYELGADEVCVVGHHDCGMAKIQASSTIEKMKERGVTEEKLDMLRYSGIDLEQFLRGFSSVEESVEHSVSVLRNHPLLPEEVPVHGLVIDPDTGKLDLVVNGYDN, encoded by the coding sequence ATGAAGTCATTAGAAGAGATTTTGCAGTACAATGAGAAATTTGTTGAAGAGAAAAAGTATGAAGAGTTTGTAACGGGGAAATTTCCAAACAAAAAGATGGTAATTATTTCTTGTATGGATACAAGACTTGTTGAACTATTGCCGAAAGCGATGAATATGCGTAACGGCGATGTGAAAATTATTAAAGTAGCAGGTGCTGTTATTTCACATCCGTTTGGAAGTATTATGCGTAGTATTTTAGTTGCTGTATATGAACTTGGCGCTGATGAAGTATGTGTAGTTGGTCACCATGATTGCGGTATGGCAAAAATTCAAGCAAGCAGTACAATTGAGAAAATGAAAGAGCGCGGTGTAACAGAAGAGAAATTAGATATGCTTCGTTATTCTGGAATCGATTTAGAACAATTCTTGCGCGGTTTCTCTAGTGTGGAAGAAAGTGTAGAACATAGCGTATCAGTACTTCGCAACCACCCATTACTTCCAGAAGAAGTACCTGTTCATGGTCTTGTTATCGATCCTGATACAGGAAAATTAGATTTAGTTGTGAATGGTTACGACAATTAA
- the yidD gene encoding membrane protein insertion efficiency factor YidD, whose translation MKQIFIGIIRFYQKFISPMTPPTCRFYPTCSHYGLEAFQKHGALKGFWLTCKRILKCHPFHPGGFDPVPDKKDDKVNS comes from the coding sequence ATGAAACAGATTTTTATTGGGATTATACGCTTTTATCAAAAGTTCATATCTCCGATGACACCACCAACTTGTCGCTTTTATCCAACTTGCTCTCATTATGGATTAGAAGCGTTTCAAAAACATGGTGCCCTGAAAGGGTTTTGGCTTACTTGTAAGCGTATATTAAAATGTCACCCTTTCCACCCAGGAGGATTTGATCCTGTCCCAGATAAAAAGGATGACAAAGTAAATTCTTAA